The following coding sequences lie in one Anoplolepis gracilipes chromosome 4, ASM4749672v1, whole genome shotgun sequence genomic window:
- the LOC140665207 gene encoding uridine diphosphate glucose pyrophosphatase NUDT14, protein MNVTAQDDKSQNLRRRMLDLHDVRVGKVPHDSPWLRNVRLHFSQDSQRKEWDVIRIHDSVCIIIFNVSRKKLVFVRQFRPAVYYAFLPEKQDVIDVERYPATLGLTLELCAGIVDKDKPLVEIAREELKEECGYEAPTSTFKEITTYLSSASASAKQTLFYVEVTDDMHIYPGGGAESEGELIEVVELSIPELRDYIKSKEVQSPSSFLFGVSWFLFNKSEYCS, encoded by the exons ATGAATGTCACGGCACAGGATGACAAGAGTCAGAATCTGCGTAGACGGATGCTCGATCTGCATGACGTCCGTGTGGGAAAAGTACCGCATGACTCGCCATGGTTGAGAAACGTGCGTCTGCACTTCTCGCAAGACAGCCAGCGTAAGGAGTGGGACGTGATAAGAATCCACGACAGCGTGTGTATAATTATCTTCAATGTAAGTCGAAAAAAACTCGTGTTTGTCAGACAATTTCGGCCGGCAGTATACTACGCGTTTCTACCGGAGAAGCAAGACGTGATCGACGTTGAACGTTATCCCGCGACACTCGGACTGACCTTGGAGCTCTGCGCTGGTATCGTGGACAAGGACAAGCCTCTCGTCGAGATCGCCAGGgaagaattaaaagaagagTGCGGATACGAAGCACCCACTTCGACATTTAAGGAAATTACTACCTATTT atCCAGTGCTTCTGCTAGTGCAAAACAAACTCTTTTCTATGTTGAAGTCACAGatgatatgcatatatatccTG GCGGTGGTGCTGAGTCTGAAGGTGAACTTATAGAAGTGGTAGAATTGAGCATTCCAGAACTAAGGGACTATATAAAATCCAAGGAAGTACAGAGCCCCTCCAGCTTCCTCTTTGGTGTGTCTTggtttctatttaataaatctgaaTACTGTtcttag
- the Atg6 gene encoding beclin-1-like protein, with protein sequence MVDLKTNVSFACQRCLQPLKLDSSFDHLGEHTLAELSLPIQQQVVGELEPQSDSIEHLVPPFRLTESGNGTNGFMLVGDSGETESLSHHLKVRATLFDILSSSSSADHPLCDECTDSLLLLMDQQLRMTEGEWSDYNQYLKKLEIEQQYQGHEDVEMENLTKELQDVKAEEERMIRELEALRKEEIATKNAIAEQERERERLQSEEDRYWKEYSKHRRDLMLAEDECRSLDNQLAYAASQLERLKKTNVFNATFHIWHSGHFGTINSFRLGRLPSAPVDWSEINAAWGQTTLLLVALARKMNLTFKRFRLVPFGNHSYIEALDQNKELPLYGSGGFKFLWDTKFDAAMVAFLDCLQQFKEQVEKGDSGFCLPYRMDRGKIEDSATGNSYSIKIQFNSEEQWTKALKFLLTNLKWGLAWVSSQFTKDELNIN encoded by the exons ATGGTAGACTTAAAGACAAACGTCAGTTTTGCATGTCAACGGTGCCTACAGCCGCTGAAACTAGATTCGAGTTTCGATCACCTCGGAGAGCACACTCTCGCCGAACTCTCAC ttccTATACAACAGCAAGTTGTCGGAGAATTAGAACCCCAGAGTGATAGTATAGAACACTTAGTTCCACCATTCAGATTGACTGAATCAGGAAATGGTACGAATGGATTTATGTTAGTTGGCGATTCGGGTGAAACAGAAAGCTTAAGTCATCATTTAAAG GTGCGAGCAACATTATTTGACATTCTCAGCAGTAGCAGTTCAGCAGATCATCCACTTTGCGATGAATGTACCGATAGTCTTTTGCTATTAATGGATCAGCAATTACGAATGACAGAAGGAGAATGGTCAGATTATAATCAGTACCTgaagaaattagaaattgaaCAGCAATATCAAGGACATGAAGATGTAGAGATGGAGAATCTCACAAAAGAATTGCAGGATGTAAAGGCTGAGGAAGAGAGAATGATAAGAGAATTAGAGGCACTGAGGAAAGAGGAGATAGCCACTAAAAATGCCATAGCGGAacaggaaagagaaagagagagattacaAAGCGAAGAAGACAGGTATTGGAAAGAATATTCAAAGCACAGAAGAGATCTCATGTTAGCTGAAGACGAATGTCGTAG CCTGGACAATCAACTGGCATACGCAGCTTCTCAACTCGAAAGGTTGAAAAAAACGAACGTTTTCAATGCCACATTTCACATCTGGCATTCAGGCCACTTTGGAACTATAAATTCGTTTCGATTAGGACGATTACCGAGTGCGCCAGTGGATTGGAGCGAAATAAACGCCGCGTGGGGACAAACGACTCTTTTGCTAGTAGCTTTAGCGCGCAAAATGAACTTAACGTTCAAACGTTTTCGTTTAGTACCGTTTGGCAATCACAGTTATATCGAGGCATTGGATCAAAACAAAGAACTTCCATTATATGGAAGCGGAggattcaaatttttatggGACACAAAATTTGATGCAGCTATGGTGGCGTTTCTGGATTGCTTGCAACAATTTAAGGAACAAGTAGAAAAAGGAGACAGTGGATTTTGTCTGCCATACAGAATGGATCGTGGCAAAATTGAAGACTCTGCGACAGGCAATTCGTATTCCATTAA GATACAATTCAATTCAGAAGAACAGTGGACTAAAGCTTTAAAGTTCCTACTAACAAACTTAAAATGGGGTCTTGCATGGGTTAGCTCTCAATTTACAAAAGATGAActgaatattaattga